The window ATATCCGTTGATCTCGTGTTGATGCCCTTCATGTGATCAATGTACTCTTAAACTCATtaattgcaaaaataataatttttttccaccagggcgatttttatttttttctttttactgtcTTGATGTAAAAGGTGTCAATTTAAATAAGCAGTGTCGGAGTTTCTTTTTCTAGATATCTAACATATTAGAAATTCTCTGTGTTGGTAATGAAAAATTACTAAACAATGTTTTCAAATAAACGACCCATTCATAAAATTTCgaatagaaaagataaaattaatattttattttccccttgctaaaagattatttatgaaataagaaaatttaatagaGATAAATCATGTACATTATTATTCTCCTACTTGGCGGAGGAACAGGTGCAACAACAGTGAATCCTCAGTTTCGGTTCGACCAAGGCTCTCACGCAGTCTTCCAAATCCTGACCACTCGCTCATGCTAATGGACATTCATCGTTCCTGATTTTTCCAGTCGCCTTTCGGACGTGAGATTGGCAGGTGCTTTCGGCCTTGGTGCTCGCAGACCGAGTCACGGCACCACGGAGAGTTGCATACATTGTCAAAGCCTCTCCTCATTCATCAAAAAGAATGCGCAGAATGTTGACAGAGAGTGGCTTGTGATGTTCCATGGAGACCCATGCATCTGGTGGGCTCACGAGTAAAGCTGAAGCACCCTTTCGTCTCCactgcaatcaaattctaattCAATAGAAGGGCATATAAAGGCATCCATAACAGAGACTAGTACAATTACACGTACCTGTTGGAACGTTGAACGTTGCAGGAGCAGCTTGAGCCTCCAAAAAGATACATGCCCAGATCATAATTGGGGAATTTGAGCAGAACTAGTTTCTTGCAGTGAAGCTGGTCCGGGCTAATGGCGACTACGGTGCACCGCTGAAGTTGGGAAATTTCGGGTCCATACCTGCTATATTTACACTTGCCAGTTTCGCTATCTACCACAGTTGACTTCCGCATATGAGGTGTTGCACGTTCGATCAGGTACATTCACATTCTTCCTTAGACTGCAAACAGGCTAAGGGTGTAGAGTCATGATGTGCAAAAGGACTTGCCAGCCATCGACCTcaataaaaatgacaatttactgtcaaattgagcaaataaaGGCAGTTTGCGATGGAAATTGTAGAATAAGGTGTACTGTCATCATTAAGTGCACCAACCTGGAGCATAAGATGGGGAAGAACTGAATCATGGGTCGCATGACTCATGAACAGTAACTCTAAGTTCTGTCTCAATATTTGTCCTTActgtcttttttctttagaaGGCAGTGTCCTTTTAGTATTCCACTGAACTAGTGAAAGATAAACTGTTAAGAATCTCATAGCATTCCGTCATGATGCACCCGGGATTGCTTAAAGCAATTGAGAGATTCAAGAAACCATACAACAATTATGCCAAAGCTAATTTCACCTAAACAACATGCTGCAAAAAGAAACTTTCagctaaaaaattaattctaccaGAGTTATTTTAAGAGCTTCTTATACAACAGCATCGGCATATACATCTAGCCTTCTTTAAGCCATTGAAATTCTCACGTTGATGCATGTTCCAACGACCCAAAATTGCAATCTAGACCCCtcagaagaataaaagaaacatTTCCAACAGCAACAAGATAAACAAAGACTCACCAAAAAGCTGTGATATGCAAAAGCTCTTGGCTTCCATGATATGACCTCCACCAACTGCTCCCTTCGACCTTCATCCCCCTTACTCCTGCAACGTCACAGAAACAATTCGACTCCACTCAATCACATTCTGCCACACATCACATCACAACGCAATAGAAACCAAATCACAGCGAAGTATAAACAAAATTCAACCTATCAACAGTATTCCCTACGATTAAGGCCAGATCGTTCGCTTTTGGCCTGTAGCCAGAGGAGCTGCCGGGCATCAAAAGAATCCCGAGGGCGAGAAGGATCAGAACAACGAAAGAGAACATGATGAGCAGCACGAGGATCAGAGTTGAGGACAATGAAGCCGCCGACTTACAACCTGGGAACTGCGAGGTCCTCTGCTTCACCATCCGAAGCCAATTCACTAAAATGCCAAGTTCAATTTTggtgggtggagagagagagagagatctgggAATCGAAGACTCAATTGCAGTCTATAAGGGGCCAATGTAAGATAGTGAGGAGATGAAATGGACCAAGACGCACAGACTGTTTACCGCTATGCAAAAGCCATTCAGATAGATATGCTGCAGCAAGCGTGAGAAATTTGACAGGAATTGAAGATTGTAACGGTAAATTACCATTTCACAGAACTGACATTTGCTCAGATCAATTAGTAACAAGTAAAAAATTATCCCATTCGATCCAGTTACTTTCTGGTGAATCAAACCATGGTTTCAATTGCTTAAGCACACAAGAAGCTAAGATGAAAAGCAGATCTGAACATTGAAATTacttgaattaaattcatcaagTCTGCTTCAGTACTCTGAGATAAACCATATTAACTGGTCCataacatttttgtattttggcCAAGACAGGCTTCAATGGAGTGACTTCATTGACCTTAACAGATCTTTGCCAAAGCAAGGAATAGGTACAGTGAAGCAAAATGATGTATGAGCAGTGTGTAGTATTTGACAGTAAATTGAAGATCAACAACAATGATcgaatttgaccaaaaaaagaacaacaacgATCAAACAATATTGAGGTCACACATGAATAGCAATGCAGGAAAAACATGATGATCTTTCAATATATTATATGGGATTGGGGAATGTATCAACAACAGCAGCTATGCCTTCCCCAATAAGTAGGCTCAGCGACAAGGATCCTCTTATGTCATTACATTTTACATATCATGATATCAACATGAGAAAAACAGGTGAATGGaataaggaaaaaggaaaaaagaaacatgatTTGAAGATTCCAATTTAACATGTCGTCAAGCACCTAAGCCCAACACAGGTACTCAGAATCACATCAAACACTCCCACTAACTTAAATCAAATCAGATGCGGTAAGAATTTTCAGCTGTATCCCCCTGACTATAAAGGGTTTAGTTCCCAATCTTCCATTACTTCACAACGGTCCCTTCTCCACAAATCAAAAGAACATCCTAGAACAAGTCAAGCACAAGATGCAAAATTATCAGATTCCACCTAGAAATCTATCTATATGCGTGTATATAAAGGATAAAGATAATCAAGCACTTCCCATTAGTATTATGAGTTTTCTGAATTGCCAAGGGCAACAGAATACAGGGCTTGTTTTTTCTTCAGTTCTATGTGATCTTGTATTTCAAAGTCAATCCACAACATGGTGTTGTATTCACTTAAACGCCTCTTGCTCCAGAGACCTCCCACAGAAAGGAAACAATATACAATCTTGTATAGAGAAATGAGAGACAAACATCAGCCCAGCCTCCAAATTATTGACAATTCACCTCAAGAATGGTTAATGGTACAACAGTGCCC of the Eucalyptus grandis isolate ANBG69807.140 chromosome 10, ASM1654582v1, whole genome shotgun sequence genome contains:
- the LOC108955808 gene encoding probable prolyl 4-hydroxylase 10, with the translated sequence MVKQRTSQFPGCKSAASLSSTLILVLLIMFSFVVLILLALGILLMPGSSSGYRPKANDLALIVGNTVDRSKGDEGRREQLVEVISWKPRAFAYHSFLWRRKGASALLVSPPDAWVSMEHHKPLSVNILRILFDE